One Gloeobacter morelensis MG652769 DNA window includes the following coding sequences:
- a CDS encoding PIN domain-containing protein translates to MAEAAAAESQYELTCRLAAMHSQGKIDRSIQESLQQEGEMLLRDGVLVIPEIVYAPLEQEARRRLPQDPDGDWPTVALALVLEVGVWTEDRDFFGCGLPVWRTPVLIEILAHS, encoded by the coding sequence ATGGCGGAAGCGGCAGCGGCGGAGAGCCAGTATGAACTGACTTGCCGTCTGGCAGCGATGCACAGCCAAGGCAAAATCGATCGCTCCATCCAGGAAAGTTTGCAGCAAGAGGGCGAGATGCTGTTGCGCGACGGTGTCCTGGTGATTCCAGAAATTGTCTACGCACCACTGGAGCAAGAAGCCAGAAGGCGATTGCCCCAGGATCCCGACGGAGATTGGCCGACAGTGGCACTGGCGCTGGTGCTTGAAGTGGGTGTCTGGACAGAGGATCGAGACTTTTTTGGCTGCGGCTTGCCCGTTTGGAGAACGCCAGTTCTGATAGAAATACTTGCTCATAGTTGA
- a CDS encoding SWIM zinc finger family protein, producing the protein MSPRHSRTWWGERFIGALQSFCDPARLARGRSYAGPDRILSYTFDPAGVRATVRGNVNPYFGVHKEPRYETTIALRTIPERDWAQILPCLAARASCVIRLLMSEMPDDIEEAFEEADRQLLPYSDQDFLTRCSCPDWSNPCKHVAGLCYRLAADLDANPLLLFELRGLSCEALRAQLEQFPLGRALSAQLAEPEPPLKPDPSYFTQPQSVAAPDAVSPENFWHGSKHLPPLAVPEPIAVPGILIKTQGDYPPFWHRDNSFIEVMEQIYERVRTKNRHVL; encoded by the coding sequence ATGAGCCCACGGCACAGCCGGACCTGGTGGGGCGAGCGCTTTATCGGCGCGCTGCAATCTTTTTGCGATCCGGCCCGCCTCGCCCGGGGCCGCTCCTACGCAGGCCCCGACCGCATCTTGAGCTATACGTTCGACCCTGCGGGCGTGCGGGCGACCGTGCGCGGCAACGTCAACCCGTACTTCGGCGTCCACAAAGAACCCCGCTACGAGACGACCATCGCCCTGCGCACGATCCCCGAGCGCGATTGGGCGCAAATTCTGCCGTGTTTGGCGGCGCGGGCCAGCTGTGTGATCCGCCTGCTGATGAGCGAAATGCCCGACGACATCGAGGAGGCCTTCGAAGAGGCCGACCGGCAGCTGCTGCCCTACAGCGACCAGGACTTTCTGACCCGTTGTTCCTGCCCGGACTGGTCCAACCCCTGCAAACACGTAGCCGGGCTTTGCTACCGGCTGGCAGCCGACCTGGACGCCAATCCGCTCCTGCTTTTTGAGCTGCGGGGGCTAAGTTGCGAAGCCCTGCGCGCCCAGCTGGAGCAATTTCCCCTGGGCCGCGCCCTCTCAGCGCAACTGGCCGAACCGGAGCCTCCCCTGAAGCCGGACCCTTCCTATTTCACCCAACCCCAGTCCGTCGCCGCGCCGGATGCCGTTTCCCCTGAAAACTTCTGGCACGGTAGCAAGCATCTGCCGCCGCTTGCAGTACCCGAGCCCATCGCTGTACCCGGCATCTTGATCAAAACCCAGGGAGACTATCCCCCCTTCTGGCACCGGGACAATTCCTTCATCGAGGTGATGGAGCAGATCTACGAGCGGGTGCGGACCAAAAACCGCCATGTGTTGTAG
- a CDS encoding DEAD/DEAH box helicase yields the protein MHILHGTWIPDQSDCYVAPGAFYLWVETPPPKSRTVDAANVHPAHLKKQALQQFLINTLGIALNPQSGIVACYFLLPTADDRPLPSLESARYQQIELPESSALQYWQVDCLRLPLVPQAVGSPGLMRLLHDLHFQLQEQRSEVQFGSDLLFWHHFCQFLKAQIFKDRYIPALRYRELPRGRSKSKTAPDELYPGWELVCEHYAAAVAQYAEGMPTVCASGRVERPKVAACFAKQDLLHHFGENLLHAAVGAISVTAALGQQIHNSLVQSCLTPRIQPWSAAAPGALEDYRHWRRWRERLSAARVAAPFVLCFQLLEPEEADEDADEAVLWQLRFAVASRSDPSWRLSLLEYWQAAAEERESWRHHLGEAFERHLLAALGYAARIYPALWEGLHTSHPVGLDLEVEEAFAFLQDAAWVLEEAGFRVLVPAWWTPEGRRRAQVRLQARAGRRATGPDGAGRGHFSLAALVEYSYALAIGAQEVSESEWQALVALKTPLVRFRGQWLVLEAERMEKLLTFWREHRQERPAMPLLEWLKLTASQPDLDIECDAPLQTLLTRLHDPSRLVPLGDPPGLLGTLRPYQRRGVSWLSYLEQVGLNGCLADDMGLGKSLQVIARLLYEREERAGEGPTLIVAPTSVIGNWRKEIEKFAPGLRVWMHYGTGRHQQADALRQVCLEHDVVLTSYTLARKDEKLLAAVPWRRLVIDEAQNIKNPKAAQTRALLKIPAACRLALTGTPVENRLLDLWSIFHFLNPGYLGSEAQFRKRFELPIHKEDDRSRTAVLKRLVEPLILRRVKTDPAIIQDLPDKVEQKLFCQLTREQASLYAAVLKEVEAQIEQVEGIARKGLILATLTRLKQICNHPMQFLQDGSAFSPERSHKLCRLDEMVEEVIAEGESLLVFTQFHEIGTALERHFRQVRRWGTYYIHGGVSREKRERLIADFQDPDSNPAVFILSLKAGGVGITLTRANHVFHFDRWWNPAVEDQATDRAFRIGQTKNVFVHKFVALGTLEERIDRMLEEKKRLASAIVGSDEGWLTELDNERFKALIALGESALIE from the coding sequence GCAAACGTCCATCCTGCTCACCTGAAAAAACAGGCACTCCAACAATTTTTGATCAACACCCTGGGCATCGCCCTCAATCCCCAAAGCGGGATCGTTGCTTGCTATTTTTTGCTGCCCACTGCCGACGATCGTCCCCTGCCTTCGCTGGAATCGGCGCGCTATCAGCAAATTGAACTGCCCGAGTCGTCCGCTTTGCAGTACTGGCAGGTCGATTGTTTGCGTCTGCCGCTGGTGCCGCAGGCGGTGGGCAGCCCCGGCCTGATGCGTCTGCTGCACGACCTGCACTTTCAGCTGCAGGAGCAACGGAGCGAAGTGCAGTTTGGGAGTGACCTGCTTTTCTGGCACCATTTCTGCCAGTTTCTCAAAGCGCAGATCTTCAAGGACCGTTATATTCCAGCTTTGCGGTACCGGGAGCTGCCCCGGGGGCGCAGCAAATCCAAAACAGCCCCCGATGAGCTCTATCCGGGCTGGGAGCTGGTTTGCGAGCACTACGCAGCGGCAGTGGCGCAGTATGCCGAGGGCATGCCCACCGTCTGCGCGAGCGGTCGTGTGGAGCGGCCCAAAGTCGCCGCCTGCTTTGCCAAACAGGACCTGCTGCACCACTTTGGCGAAAACCTCCTCCACGCCGCCGTGGGTGCGATCTCAGTGACCGCCGCTTTGGGCCAACAAATCCACAACTCGCTGGTACAGAGCTGTCTCACGCCCCGCATCCAGCCCTGGTCCGCAGCTGCGCCCGGCGCCCTCGAAGACTACCGGCACTGGCGGCGCTGGCGCGAACGCCTGAGCGCAGCGCGCGTCGCCGCACCGTTTGTGCTCTGTTTTCAGCTGCTTGAACCTGAGGAGGCGGACGAGGACGCGGACGAGGCGGTGCTGTGGCAGCTGCGCTTCGCGGTGGCCTCCCGCAGCGATCCTTCCTGGCGGTTGTCGCTGTTGGAGTACTGGCAGGCTGCGGCTGAGGAGCGCGAGTCCTGGCGTCACCACCTGGGCGAGGCGTTCGAGCGTCATCTGCTGGCCGCCCTGGGCTACGCGGCGCGCATCTACCCCGCTTTGTGGGAGGGCCTGCACACCTCCCATCCGGTTGGGCTGGATCTGGAGGTGGAGGAAGCCTTCGCGTTTTTGCAGGATGCCGCCTGGGTGCTGGAGGAGGCGGGCTTTCGGGTGCTGGTACCCGCCTGGTGGACCCCCGAGGGCCGCAGGCGCGCCCAGGTGCGTTTGCAGGCGCGCGCCGGCCGGCGCGCCACCGGTCCCGACGGCGCGGGCCGGGGCCATTTCAGCCTGGCGGCGCTGGTCGAATACAGCTACGCCCTCGCTATCGGCGCACAAGAAGTCAGCGAATCGGAGTGGCAGGCTCTGGTGGCGCTCAAGACGCCGCTGGTGCGCTTTCGCGGTCAGTGGTTGGTGCTGGAGGCGGAGCGGATGGAAAAGCTGCTCACCTTCTGGCGGGAGCACCGCCAGGAACGACCGGCGATGCCCCTGTTGGAGTGGCTGAAGCTCACCGCCTCCCAGCCGGATCTGGACATCGAGTGCGACGCACCGTTGCAGACGCTGCTCACCCGGCTGCACGACCCCAGCCGGCTGGTGCCCCTGGGCGATCCGCCCGGGCTTTTAGGGACATTGCGGCCCTACCAGCGGCGGGGGGTCTCCTGGCTGAGCTATCTGGAGCAGGTGGGGCTGAACGGTTGTCTGGCCGACGATATGGGGCTGGGCAAAAGTTTGCAGGTGATCGCCCGGCTCCTTTACGAGCGCGAGGAACGGGCCGGGGAGGGGCCGACCCTGATCGTGGCGCCGACGTCGGTGATCGGCAACTGGCGCAAGGAAATCGAGAAATTTGCTCCGGGTCTGCGCGTCTGGATGCACTACGGCACCGGCCGCCACCAGCAGGCGGATGCTCTGCGCCAGGTGTGTCTGGAGCACGACGTGGTGCTCACTTCCTATACGCTGGCGCGCAAGGACGAGAAATTGCTGGCGGCGGTACCCTGGCGGCGGCTGGTCATCGACGAAGCCCAGAACATCAAAAATCCCAAAGCCGCCCAGACGCGCGCCCTGTTGAAGATCCCGGCCGCCTGCCGACTGGCGCTCACCGGCACGCCCGTAGAGAACCGCCTGCTCGATCTGTGGTCGATCTTTCATTTTCTCAATCCCGGCTACCTGGGCAGCGAAGCCCAGTTTCGCAAGCGCTTCGAGCTTCCCATCCACAAAGAGGACGACCGCAGCCGTACGGCGGTGCTCAAGCGCCTGGTGGAGCCGTTGATTTTGCGGCGGGTCAAGACCGATCCGGCCATCATCCAGGATCTGCCCGACAAAGTCGAGCAGAAGCTATTTTGTCAGCTCACCCGCGAGCAGGCGTCTTTGTACGCGGCGGTCCTCAAAGAGGTCGAAGCCCAGATCGAGCAGGTCGAAGGCATCGCCCGCAAGGGGCTCATCCTCGCCACCCTCACCCGGCTCAAACAAATCTGCAACCACCCGATGCAGTTTCTGCAGGACGGCAGCGCCTTCAGCCCCGAGCGCTCCCACAAACTCTGCCGCCTCGATGAGATGGTCGAAGAAGTGATTGCCGAGGGCGAGAGCCTGCTGGTCTTCACCCAATTTCACGAAATCGGCACGGCGCTGGAGCGGCATTTCCGGCAGGTGCGCCGCTGGGGTACGTACTACATCCACGGCGGCGTCAGCCGCGAGAAGCGCGAAAGGCTGATCGCCGATTTTCAGGACCCCGACAGCAATCCGGCGGTCTTTATTCTTTCACTGAAGGCGGGCGGGGTCGGCATCACCCTCACCCGCGCCAACCATGTCTTTCACTTCGACCGCTGGTGGAACCCGGCGGTCGAAGACCAGGCCACCGACCGGGCCTTCCGCATCGGCCAGACCAAAAACGTCTTTGTCCACAAGTTCGTCGCCCTCGGCACCCTGGAGGAGCGCATCGACCGGATGCTCGAAGAGAAAAAACGCCTCGCGTCCGCCATCGTCGGCAGCGACGAAGGATGGCTCACCGAACTGGACAACGAACGGTTCAAGGCGCTGATTGCGCTCGGCGAGAGCGCGCTAATCGAATAG